A single Pseudomonas sp. HN11 DNA region contains:
- the ndk gene encoding nucleoside-diphosphate kinase: MAVQRTFSIIKPDAVAKNVIGEITTRFEKAGLKVVASKLKQLSKAEAEGFYAEHSARGFFGDLVSFMISGPVVVQVLEGENAIALNRELMGATNPKEAAAGTIRADFAESIDANAVHGSDSEAAAAREISYFFAATEVTAR, encoded by the coding sequence ATGGCTGTTCAACGTACTTTCTCCATCATCAAGCCTGACGCTGTTGCAAAAAACGTCATCGGCGAGATCACCACTCGTTTCGAAAAAGCCGGCCTGAAGGTTGTAGCTTCGAAACTCAAGCAACTGTCCAAGGCTGAAGCTGAAGGCTTCTACGCTGAGCACAGCGCTCGTGGCTTCTTCGGCGACCTGGTCTCCTTCATGATCTCCGGTCCTGTTGTTGTTCAGGTGCTGGAAGGCGAAAACGCTATCGCTCTGAACCGTGAGCTGATGGGCGCTACCAACCCTAAAGAAGCAGCTGCTGGCACTATCCGTGCTGACTTCGCTGAGTCCATCGACGCCAACGCTGTACACGGTTCGGACTCCGAAGCTGCTGCTGCTCGCGAAATCTCGTACTTCTTCGCCGCTACTGAAGTAACCGCTCGCTAA
- the iscX gene encoding Fe-S cluster assembly protein IscX — MSLKWVDVQEIAILLADANPDLDPYSLNFVALRDMVMALPGFEDERDRGGEKVLEAIQTAWKEEQD; from the coding sequence ATGAGTCTTAAATGGGTTGATGTGCAAGAGATCGCTATCCTGTTGGCTGATGCCAACCCGGATCTGGATCCTTACTCCCTGAACTTTGTAGCTTTGCGTGACATGGTCATGGCGTTGCCAGGGTTCGAAGATGAGCGTGATCGCGGCGGTGAGAAGGTTCTGGAGGCTATCCAGACTGCCTGGAAAGAAGAACAGGACTGA
- the fdx gene encoding ISC system 2Fe-2S type ferredoxin, whose amino-acid sequence MPQVIFLPHAEHCPDGMVVEAETGKSILEVAHDNHIEIESACGGVCACTTCHCVIREGFNSLEEADELEEDFLDRAWGLEATSRLSCQAKVGTEDITVEIPKYSLNHAAEAPH is encoded by the coding sequence ATGCCGCAGGTCATTTTTCTGCCACACGCCGAGCATTGCCCGGACGGTATGGTCGTGGAGGCTGAGACCGGCAAGTCCATCCTCGAAGTTGCCCATGACAACCACATCGAGATCGAAAGCGCCTGCGGCGGAGTGTGCGCTTGCACCACGTGCCACTGCGTCATACGCGAGGGCTTCAACAGCCTTGAAGAGGCTGACGAGCTGGAAGAGGACTTCCTTGACCGCGCGTGGGGCCTGGAAGCGACTTCGCGTCTAAGCTGTCAAGCAAAGGTCGGGACGGAAGACATCACCGTCGAAATTCCGAAATATTCCCTCAACCATGCTGCCGAAGCGCCGCATTGA
- the hscA gene encoding Fe-S protein assembly chaperone HscA, with the protein MALLQIAEPGQSPQPHQRRLAVGIDLGTTNSLVAALRSGLSEPLPDADGQVILPSAVRYHADRTEVGESAKLAASTDPLNTVLSVKRLMGRGLSDVKQLGDQLPYRFVGGESHMPFIETIQGPKSPVEVSADILKVLRQRAEKTLGGELVGAVITVPAYFDDAQRQATKDAAKLAGLNVLRLLNEPTAAAVAYGLDQHAEGLVAIYDLGGGTFDISILRLTGGVFEVLATGGDSALGGDDFDHAIAGWIISGAGLSADLDPGAQRNLLQTACAAKEALTDAATVEVSYGTWSAQLTREAFDALIEPMVARSLKACRRAVRDSGIELEDVGAVVMVGGSTRVPRVREAVAEAFGRQPLTEIDPDQVVAIGAAIQADTLAGNKRDGGELLLLDVIPLSLGLETMGGLMEKVIPRNTTIPVARAQDFTTYKDGQTAMMIHVLQGERELISDCRSLARFELRGIPAMVAGAAKIRVTFQVDADGLLSVAARELASGVEASIQVKPSYGLTDGEIAKMLKDSFQYAGDDKVARVLREQQVDAQRLLEAVQGALDADGERLLDAEERMVIDLQMQELAELMKGDDGYAIEQQTKRLSQVTDAFAARRMDQTVKAALAGRNLNEIEE; encoded by the coding sequence ATGGCCCTACTGCAAATCGCCGAACCCGGCCAAAGCCCTCAACCGCACCAGCGTCGCCTGGCGGTCGGGATTGACCTGGGCACCACCAATTCCCTGGTCGCTGCCTTGCGCAGCGGCCTGTCCGAGCCGTTGCCCGACGCTGACGGCCAGGTGATCCTGCCGTCTGCCGTGCGTTATCACGCCGACCGCACCGAAGTCGGTGAGTCGGCGAAGCTGGCGGCGTCTACCGATCCTTTGAATACCGTGCTGTCGGTCAAGCGCTTGATGGGGCGTGGTCTGTCTGACGTCAAGCAATTGGGTGACCAGCTGCCGTACCGCTTTGTCGGTGGTGAATCCCACATGCCGTTCATCGAGACCATCCAGGGCCCGAAAAGTCCGGTGGAAGTGTCGGCCGATATTCTCAAGGTGCTGCGCCAGCGCGCGGAAAAAACCCTGGGCGGCGAACTGGTCGGTGCGGTGATCACCGTTCCGGCCTATTTCGATGACGCGCAACGTCAAGCCACCAAGGACGCGGCGAAACTCGCCGGCCTGAACGTGCTGCGCCTGCTCAACGAGCCGACGGCAGCGGCCGTGGCTTATGGCCTGGACCAGCATGCAGAGGGCCTGGTTGCGATTTACGACCTGGGCGGCGGCACCTTTGATATTTCGATCTTGCGCCTGACCGGCGGTGTCTTCGAAGTGCTCGCGACCGGCGGCGACAGCGCCCTGGGCGGCGATGACTTCGACCACGCCATCGCGGGTTGGATCATCAGCGGCGCCGGCTTGTCGGCCGATCTGGATCCTGGCGCGCAGCGCAATCTGCTGCAAACTGCCTGTGCCGCTAAAGAAGCGCTGACGGATGCCGCAACTGTTGAAGTTTCTTACGGCACTTGGTCGGCCCAGCTGACCCGCGAAGCCTTCGATGCGTTGATCGAACCGATGGTTGCCCGCAGTCTGAAAGCCTGCCGCCGTGCCGTGCGTGATTCCGGTATCGAACTGGAAGATGTCGGTGCCGTGGTCATGGTCGGTGGGTCCACCCGCGTGCCGCGCGTTCGTGAAGCCGTCGCCGAAGCCTTCGGTCGCCAGCCACTGACTGAAATCGACCCGGATCAAGTGGTCGCCATCGGCGCCGCGATCCAGGCCGATACCCTGGCTGGCAACAAGCGCGACGGTGGCGAGTTGCTGCTGCTCGACGTGATTCCGCTGTCCCTCGGCCTGGAAACCATGGGCGGCTTGATGGAGAAGGTGATTCCACGCAACACCACCATCCCTGTCGCCCGCGCCCAGGACTTCACCACTTATAAGGATGGCCAGACGGCCATGATGATCCACGTGCTGCAAGGTGAGCGCGAGCTGATCAGCGACTGCCGCTCCCTGGCGCGCTTCGAATTGCGCGGCATTCCGGCGATGGTCGCGGGTGCGGCGAAGATCCGTGTGACCTTCCAGGTCGACGCCGACGGCTTGCTGAGTGTTGCTGCGCGCGAGCTGGCCTCGGGCGTTGAAGCCAGCATCCAGGTCAAGCCGTCCTACGGTCTTACCGACGGCGAAATCGCCAAGATGCTCAAGGACTCGTTCCAATATGCCGGTGACGACAAGGTCGCCCGTGTATTGCGTGAGCAGCAAGTCGACGCCCAGCGTTTGCTCGAAGCAGTACAGGGCGCCCTGGACGCTGACGGCGAGCGCCTGTTGGATGCCGAGGAACGTATGGTCATCGATCTGCAGATGCAGGAGTTGGCCGAATTGATGAAAGGCGACGATGGTTATGCCATCGAGCAACAGACCAAGCGCCTGTCGCAAGTGACCGATGCCTTTGCCGCCCGTCGTATGGACCAGACGGTCAAAGCCGCCCTGGCGGGACGCAACCTGAATGAAATCGAGGAATAA
- the hscB gene encoding co-chaperone HscB, which yields MGTPCHFALFELQPSFRLDLEQLATRYRELARGVHPDRFADASEREQRLALERSASLNEAYQTLKNPPKRARYLLAMNGGELPLEVTVHDPDFLMQQMHWREELEDLQDEADLAGVAVFKRRLKTAQDELNESFAACWDDAAQREQAERLMRRMQFLDKLTYEVRQLEERLDD from the coding sequence GTGGGTACTCCTTGTCATTTCGCTTTATTCGAGCTGCAGCCGAGTTTTCGCCTGGACCTTGAGCAGCTTGCCACGCGCTACCGAGAATTGGCGCGTGGCGTGCATCCGGACCGCTTCGCTGACGCTTCCGAGCGTGAGCAACGCCTGGCCTTGGAGCGTTCGGCCAGCCTCAACGAAGCCTATCAGACCCTCAAAAACCCTCCGAAGCGCGCGCGTTACCTACTCGCGATGAACGGTGGGGAGTTGCCGCTGGAAGTTACGGTTCACGACCCGGACTTTCTGATGCAGCAGATGCATTGGCGCGAGGAGCTCGAAGACTTGCAGGACGAAGCCGATCTGGCTGGCGTCGCAGTCTTCAAGCGTCGTCTGAAAACGGCCCAGGACGAGCTCAACGAAAGCTTCGCAGCCTGTTGGGATGATGCGGCGCAACGTGAGCAGGCTGAACGCCTGATGCGGCGCATGCAGTTCCTCGACAAGCTCACCTACGAAGTGCGCCAGCTAGAAGAGCGCCTCGACGATTAA
- the iscA gene encoding iron-sulfur cluster assembly protein IscA, whose product MAISMTEAAAQHIRRSLNGRGKGEGIRLGVRTTGCSGLAYVLEFVDEVVAEDQVFESHGEKVIIDPKSLTYLDGTELDFVKEGLNEGFKFNNPNVRGECGCGESFNI is encoded by the coding sequence ATGGCTATCAGCATGACAGAAGCGGCTGCGCAGCACATTCGCCGCTCCCTGAATGGGCGCGGGAAAGGTGAGGGGATTCGTCTGGGTGTTCGCACTACAGGCTGTTCCGGCCTTGCCTACGTGCTGGAGTTTGTCGACGAGGTGGTGGCGGAAGACCAGGTGTTCGAAAGTCACGGCGAGAAAGTGATCATTGACCCTAAAAGCCTGACCTACCTGGACGGCACCGAACTCGATTTCGTCAAGGAAGGGTTGAACGAAGGCTTCAAGTTCAACAACCCCAACGTGCGCGGTGAATGTGGCTGCGGCGAAAGCTTCAACATCTGA
- the iscU gene encoding Fe-S cluster assembly scaffold IscU, with translation MAYSEKVIDHYENPRNVGKMDAEDPDVGTGMVGAPACGDVMRLQIKVNDNGVIEDAKFKTYGCGSAIASSSLATEWMKGKTLDEAVTISNTQLAEELALPPVKIHCSVLAEDAIKAAVRDYKQKKGLI, from the coding sequence ATGGCTTACAGCGAAAAGGTCATCGACCACTACGAAAACCCGCGTAACGTCGGCAAGATGGACGCGGAAGACCCGGATGTCGGCACCGGCATGGTCGGCGCCCCGGCGTGCGGCGATGTAATGCGCCTGCAGATCAAGGTCAACGACAACGGCGTCATCGAAGACGCCAAGTTCAAGACCTACGGCTGCGGTTCGGCCATCGCCTCCAGCTCCCTGGCAACCGAATGGATGAAAGGCAAGACCCTGGATGAGGCTGTCACTATCAGCAACACCCAGCTGGCCGAAGAACTGGCCCTGCCGCCCGTGAAAATCCACTGTTCGGTACTCGCAGAAGACGCCATCAAGGCGGCTGTTCGCGACTACAAGCAGAAGAAAGGCTTGATCTAA
- a CDS encoding IscS subfamily cysteine desulfurase encodes MKLPIYLDYSATTPVDPRVAQKMSECLLVDGNFGNPASRSHVFGWKAEEAVENARRQVADLVNADPREIVWTSGATESDNLAIKGAAHFYATKGKHLITTKIEHKAVLDTMRQLEREGFEVTYLEPTTDGIVTPAMIEAALREDTILVSVIHVNNEIGTINDIEAIGELTRSKGILLHVDAAQSTGKVDIDLSKLKVDLMSFSAHKTYGPKGIGALYVSRKPRVRIEATMHGGGHERGMRSGTLATHQIVGMGEAFRVAKEDMAAENIRIKALSDRFYKQVENLEELYINGSMTARVPHNLNLSFNYVEGESLIMALKDLAVSSGSACTSASLEPSYVLRALGRNDELAHSSIRFTFGRFTTEEQVDYAAQKVCEAVNKLRVLSPLWDMYKDGVDISKIEWAAH; translated from the coding sequence ATGAAATTGCCGATTTACCTTGATTATTCAGCGACCACCCCGGTTGATCCGCGTGTCGCGCAAAAGATGAGCGAATGCCTGCTGGTTGACGGAAACTTCGGCAACCCGGCCTCCCGTTCCCACGTATTCGGCTGGAAAGCCGAGGAAGCGGTCGAGAACGCTCGTCGCCAAGTCGCCGACCTGGTCAACGCCGATCCACGGGAAATCGTCTGGACCTCCGGTGCCACCGAGTCCGACAACCTGGCAATCAAGGGCGCGGCGCATTTCTACGCGACCAAGGGCAAGCACCTGATCACCACCAAGATTGAGCACAAGGCTGTCCTCGACACCATGCGCCAACTGGAGCGTGAAGGTTTCGAGGTTACCTACCTCGAGCCCACCACCGACGGTATCGTCACCCCGGCCATGATTGAAGCCGCGCTGCGTGAAGACACCATCCTGGTTTCCGTGATCCACGTGAACAATGAAATCGGCACCATCAACGACATCGAGGCCATCGGCGAACTGACCCGCTCGAAAGGCATTCTGCTGCACGTCGACGCTGCTCAGTCCACCGGCAAGGTCGATATCGACCTGTCGAAGCTGAAAGTCGACCTGATGTCGTTCTCCGCCCACAAGACCTACGGCCCTAAAGGCATCGGCGCTCTGTACGTGAGCCGCAAGCCACGCGTGCGCATCGAAGCCACCATGCACGGCGGCGGTCACGAGCGCGGCATGCGTTCGGGCACCCTGGCGACCCACCAGATCGTCGGCATGGGCGAAGCCTTCCGCGTAGCCAAGGAAGACATGGCTGCCGAGAACATCCGTATCAAGGCACTCAGCGATCGCTTCTACAAGCAGGTCGAGAACCTTGAAGAGCTGTACATCAACGGCAGCATGACCGCCCGTGTACCGCACAACCTGAATTTGAGCTTCAACTATGTTGAGGGCGAGTCGCTGATCATGGCGCTCAAGGACCTGGCCGTTTCGTCCGGTTCGGCCTGCACCTCGGCGTCCCTTGAGCCTTCGTACGTACTGCGCGCCTTGGGCCGCAACGACGAACTGGCACACAGCTCGATCCGCTTTACGTTCGGCCGCTTTACCACCGAAGAACAAGTCGACTACGCCGCGCAGAAAGTCTGCGAAGCCGTCAACAAGCTGCGCGTTCTGTCGCCGCTGTGGGACATGTACAAAGACGGTGTCGATATTTCCAAGATCGAGTGGGCGGCACACTAA
- the iscR gene encoding Fe-S cluster assembly transcriptional regulator IscR, with translation MRLTTKGRYAVTAMLDLALHAQTGPVSLADISERQGISLSYLEQLFAKLRRSNLVSSVRGPGGGYQLSRDMQGIQVAQVIDAVNESVDATKCQGLGDCHAGDTCLTHHLWCDLSLQIHEFLSGISLADLVTRREVQEVAQRQDQRRCNTKAPRLDKIEASAVE, from the coding sequence ATGAGACTGACTACAAAAGGCCGATACGCGGTGACTGCCATGCTCGACCTGGCTTTGCACGCGCAAACTGGGCCGGTGTCCCTGGCCGATATCTCCGAGCGCCAAGGCATTTCCCTGTCCTATCTCGAGCAACTGTTCGCCAAGCTGCGCCGTAGCAACCTGGTTTCCAGTGTGCGTGGGCCAGGTGGTGGCTATCAGTTGTCCCGCGACATGCAGGGTATCCAGGTAGCCCAGGTGATCGACGCGGTCAACGAATCCGTCGACGCCACCAAATGCCAGGGCCTGGGTGACTGCCACGCCGGCGACACCTGCCTGACACACCACCTGTGGTGTGACTTGAGCCTGCAGATCCACGAGTTTTTGAGTGGTATCAGCTTGGCTGATCTTGTGACTCGCCGTGAGGTGCAAGAAGTAGCCCAGCGTCAGGACCAGCGCCGTTGCAACACCAAGGCGCCGCGTCTGGACAAGATCGAAGCGTCCGCCGTCGAGTAA
- the cysE gene encoding serine O-acetyltransferase produces the protein MFERLREDIQSVFHRDPAARNAFEVLTCYPGMHAIWIHRLSGALWGMGWKWLARLVSNFGRWLTGIEIHPGAKVGRRFFIDHGMGIVIGETAEIGDDVTLYQGVTLGGTSWNKGKRHPTLGDGVVVGAGAKVLGPFTVGAGAKVGSNAVVTKAVPPGATVVGIPGRIIVKPEVGDEQEAKRKAMAEKIGFDAYGVSEDMPDPVARAIGQLLDHLQAVDGKLDGMCGALKDLGSPYCAKDLPELREEDFAEIKDETATKAS, from the coding sequence ATGTTCGAGCGTTTGCGAGAAGATATCCAGAGTGTTTTCCACCGTGACCCGGCGGCGCGCAACGCCTTTGAAGTGCTGACCTGCTACCCGGGCATGCATGCGATCTGGATCCATCGCCTGTCCGGCGCCTTGTGGGGTATGGGCTGGAAATGGCTGGCGCGGCTGGTGTCGAACTTCGGTCGTTGGTTGACCGGGATCGAGATTCATCCAGGTGCTAAGGTGGGCCGCCGCTTCTTCATCGACCATGGCATGGGTATCGTGATTGGCGAGACTGCCGAGATCGGCGATGACGTGACGCTCTATCAAGGCGTGACCTTGGGTGGCACCAGCTGGAACAAAGGCAAGCGTCACCCGACACTGGGTGATGGCGTGGTGGTAGGGGCGGGCGCCAAGGTACTCGGTCCGTTCACGGTCGGCGCTGGCGCCAAGGTCGGCTCCAACGCGGTGGTGACCAAGGCTGTGCCGCCGGGCGCAACGGTTGTCGGTATTCCTGGCCGGATCATCGTCAAGCCGGAAGTCGGCGACGAGCAAGAAGCCAAGCGCAAGGCCATGGCCGAGAAAATCGGCTTCGATGCCTATGGCGTCAGCGAAGACATGCCTGATCCGGTGGCGCGAGCAATCGGCCAGTTGCTGGATCACCTGCAGGCAGTAGATGGCAAGTTGGACGGTATGTGTGGCGCGCTGAAGGACTTGGGCAGCCCCTACTGTGCGAAGGATCTACCAGAGCTGCGCGAAGAAGACTTCGCCGAAATCAAGGATGAAACCGCCACCAAGGCGAGCTAA
- the trmJ gene encoding tRNA (cytosine(32)/uridine(32)-2'-O)-methyltransferase TrmJ, producing MLQNIRVVLVNTSHPGNIGGVARAMKNMGLTRLVLVDPRVFPHHEADARASGANDLLEKAQVVATLEDALVGCNLVLGTSARDRRIPWPLLDPRECSTKVVEEAAGGAEIALVFGREDSGLTNEELQRCHYHVHIPSDPEFSSLNLGAAVQVLTYEVRMAWLAAQGQPSKVEKDEVASTKSGELATMDELERFYEHLEQTLVAIEFLDPEKPRHLMARLRRLYGRSAVSRAEMNILRGILTETQKAARGELLKRKD from the coding sequence TTGCTGCAAAACATTCGTGTCGTCTTGGTCAATACCAGTCATCCCGGCAACATCGGTGGGGTGGCGCGAGCCATGAAAAACATGGGGCTGACGCGCCTGGTGCTGGTCGACCCGCGCGTGTTCCCGCACCACGAGGCCGATGCCCGCGCGTCCGGCGCCAATGACCTCCTTGAAAAAGCCCAGGTCGTCGCTACTTTGGAAGACGCCTTGGTCGGCTGCAACCTGGTGCTCGGTACCAGCGCCCGCGACCGTCGCATCCCCTGGCCGCTGCTGGATCCGCGCGAATGCAGCACTAAAGTGGTGGAAGAGGCCGCCGGCGGCGCTGAAATCGCCTTGGTGTTTGGTCGTGAAGACTCCGGCCTGACCAATGAAGAGCTGCAGCGATGTCATTACCACGTGCACATCCCATCAGACCCCGAGTTCAGCTCGCTGAACCTCGGGGCCGCGGTGCAGGTGTTGACCTACGAAGTGCGCATGGCCTGGCTGGCTGCACAAGGTCAGCCAAGCAAAGTGGAGAAGGACGAGGTAGCCTCGACCAAAAGTGGCGAACTGGCCACCATGGACGAGCTGGAACGGTTTTATGAGCACCTGGAGCAAACCTTGGTGGCCATCGAATTCCTCGATCCGGAAAAACCACGGCACTTGATGGCGCGCCTGCGTCGCCTTTACGGACGCAGCGCGGTCAGCCGGGCAGAAATGAATATATTGCGTGGCATCCTCACGGAAACCCAGAAAGCGGCCCGTGGCGAGCTTCTTAAGCGGAAGGATTAA